The genomic region CGCTCCTATGCGCTGGCGAGCCCGCCGAGATCGAGGACGGCGTCGTGCCACACGGCCCCGACCTTGGCCTGCCCGCGCCCGCGCCGGAACGTCACGAGACGCATGGCCTACTCCTCGCTGACGCTCACGCCGCTGCGCGGCGGCAACGTCTTCCCGGCCGCCTTCGCGACTTCCTCGAGCTCCCGCGGCAACCCGAACCGCACGTCCTCTTCCACCACGTGGACCTCCTGCACCGCGACGGACTGCCTCCGGCCGAGCGCCTCCACGACTTCGCTCACCAGGAATTCAGGCGTCGAGGCGCCCGCGGTGACCCCGACCCGGCTCGCCCCGTCGAGCCACTCCGCCCGGATGTCGTGCTTGTCGTTGATGTTGTCGGGCCCCTCGTCCAGCTCGCCCACGAAGTGCGCCCCCTTGGCCCGGAGCGCCTCCACCACGTGGCGGTTGTGGACGATCTCCTTCCTCACGTAGATGGGCGGCGGACACACCTGCAGGGCCAGCTCGACGATGTCGATGGCCCGATCCACGCCGGCGCAGAAGCCGCGGGGACCGGCCAGCACGATTTCCTGAAGCGGAATGGTCGCCATAGTCTCCTCAGGCTGTGTACGGCTCGATCAGCACCTTGAGCGCCCGGCCCCGCTCCATGAGGCCGAGGGCCTCCCGCACGTCCGCCAGGCCCATGGTGTGGGTCAGGAGCCCGTCGGGCACCACGGCCTCCGACTCCAGCAGCGCCACCGCCTGCCTGATCAAGGCCGGCGTGTGGTGGAATGCCCCGACCAGCGCCAGTTCTTCGTAGTGCACGCGCCGGGTGTCCACGGCCACGGTGGTGCCCGGAGCGCAGCCGCCAAAGAATACCACGGTCCCTCCCCGGCCGGCAGCAGCCACGGCCTGCTCCCAGACCTCGGGCCGGCCCGTGGCGTCCACGGCCACGTCCACGCCGCGGCCGCCCGTGACGTCGCGCAGGAGAGCCGCGAGGCTCGGCGACTGGCCGGCGTCGAGGCACTCGGCGATCCCGAGGCCCCTGACCCGGTCGAGACGCCACCCGGGCTTGCCGACGAGGAGCGCCCGCGCGCCCCGCTGGGCCGCCACGAGGGCGAGAAGACAGCCGAGCGGCCCGTGGCCGATCACCGCCACCGTCATGCCCTTCTCGACCCGGCCGCGCTCGATCCCCAGGAGCGCGCAGGCCAGCGGCTCGGCGAAGGCCGCGCGGCGCGCGGGCAGCGACGGGCCCAGTCGGACCACATTGGAGGCGACGAGCCGCGGCGGGAGCGCGATGTATTCCCCGTAGCCGCCATTGACGAAGAGGAGATCCTCACAGAGGTTCTGGCGCCCCGCCCGGCAGCAGCGACAGGCGCCGCAGGGCGCCGAGTTGGCGGCGACGACACGATCCCCTTCACGAAAGTCGCTTACCCCGCGTCCCGCGCGCGCGACGGTGCCGGCGAACTCGTGGCCGAACACGGTCGGCACGTGCGGGATCATCACGGGATGACCGCGGCGCAGCACCTTGACGTCTGTGCCGCAGGTCAGCGCGGCCTCGATCCTCATGACGATCTCGCCCGGCCCCGGCTCCGGCACGGGCATCTCCTCGAAGCGGAGATCGCCGGGCCCGTAAAAGACTTGAGCCTTCATCCGGGAACGGGGGCCCAGAAATGGCCCCCGTACTCCCCCAGTCCGCAGACAACGCTCGGGGTTGTCATGGCGTTATGTAGACCTTCACGGCTTCCTGGCGCTGCATGAGCTCGACACCGCGCGCGAGCTGACCGAGCGGCAGCCTGTGGGTGATGAGCCCGTCCACGTTCAC from Candidatus Rokuibacteriota bacterium harbors:
- a CDS encoding alcohol dehydrogenase catalytic domain-containing protein; this encodes MPEPGPGEIVMRIEAALTCGTDVKVLRRGHPVMIPHVPTVFGHEFAGTVARAGRGVSDFREGDRVVAANSAPCGACRCCRAGRQNLCEDLLFVNGGYGEYIALPPRLVASNVVRLGPSLPARRAAFAEPLACALLGIERGRVEKGMTVAVIGHGPLGCLLALVAAQRGARALLVGKPGWRLDRVRGLGIAECLDAGQSPSLAALLRDVTGGRGVDVAVDATGRPEVWEQAVAAAGRGGTVVFFGGCAPGTTVAVDTRRVHYEELALVGAFHHTPALIRQAVALLESEAVVPDGLLTHTMGLADVREALGLMERGRALKVLIEPYTA